Proteins found in one Xenopus laevis strain J_2021 chromosome 1L, Xenopus_laevis_v10.1, whole genome shotgun sequence genomic segment:
- the smim15.L gene encoding small integral membrane protein 15-like isoform X4 has protein sequence MIDTLRGWAQYLVEWAAKDPYGFLITVILALTPLFLASAVLSWKMAKMIEAKEREQKKKQKRQENIAKAKRTKKD, from the coding sequence ATGATTGATACACTGAGGGGCTGGGCGCAATACTTGGTGGAATGGGCTGCCAAGGACCCGTATGGTTTTCTTATAACCGTCATCTTGGCCCTCACCCCGCTGTTCCTGGCGAGCGCAGTCCTGTCGTGGAAAATGGCAAAAATGATCGAGGCCAAAGAACGGGAGCAGAAGAAGAAACAGAAACGTCAGGAAAACATCGCTAAGGCCAAGCGGACAAAGAAAGACTGA